The genomic stretch GCTCCATTGGACGATGTTCGGCATCGTGCCACCGAGTCTTACGCCGACGTGCCGTTTAGCGGCGGGACGCGGAGCGGCCCGTCCGCTGCAACGACCGCTTAGCCGACGTCCCTGCGGAGAGCGCCGCATTCACACCTGAGACAATGATCTTCTTGTCTCCGAACGCTGCGACCAGTTCTAGACGCCCGCCGATTGCAGCCAGATACCGCTGTAGCGTGGCCACCTGGCAGTCGTCGAAATTCGACCGAGCTTCCAGTCGCGAGATATCGCCCTGGTCCATGCGAGACGCCTCGGTCACATCCATCTGCGTCCTGCCGGCTGCCTCTCGAAGAGCCCGCAGGGTCAGGTGAACTCCGCGCTGTGCTCGCACTCCCCGCCCCAGAACCCGAACGGGTTCGTCTTGCATCTCGACCCTTCGCTTGGCCGCGTAGCTCACGGCTCACCTTCCCGTTTCGTAGACTTGCCTTTTCGGCAGTGGTCGCCGGTCGAGCGCTGATGATCCGGCCCGGTGCGCACGTTCCACGTGGACGACGACCAGCAACCGCTCGCGCAACGATATTCCGATGACCGCCATCCGACCGATTCCTGACCTGTCATCGAGATAGACTGCGAACGGATCAGCGAAGACCGTCGCCGCCTCAGGAAACGACACACCATGCTTCCGGAGGTTGGACGCAGCCTTGTCTGAGGCCCATTCGAAGTCGCCTTCGACCACGGTTGGCATCGCATGAACTAGTATGGGCTATATCCCATGACCGAGTCAAGGCGCTGCGCTCACGTCGCACGTCCTCCGTGGCCGCTCAGTGCCGCTCATCTGCACCAGCCGTCGTCGACGTTCGGCTAACGCTGGCGCTCATGCGCGGCGCGCTTCTCGCCGTCGCCTGGAGCGGCTTGATCCTCATCAAGGCCTCCCCCTTGCCAACCGGGCGGGGTAAAAACCTACTGAGGCTCAGTCGTCGACGATCGCTGGTGCCGACTCGTGGTGCAGACCGCGGCTTCTGCACCCGCTGTGAAACAAAGTCAGCTCACCGTCCTCAGCGTGCACGCCGCGTGCGCTTCCCGCGAGAGCCCCCGCCGGAGCCCGTGACGCTACCGCTGCGTCTTCTTGACAGCGGAGGCCTTATAGGGGTTAGGCGTGTTACGCCACCTTCATTGGGTGGCCTGGTACCCGCGGTGGCGCCCCGCGGACCGTGTGCAGTCGATGGCAACGCCGACCACAAGCATCAGCGATCACCGCGTGGTTCGAAGCCGCAGGCGATCAGCAGGGCGTTCTCGACTTCCGGCCATCGAGACTCCGCCAATGTTGTCAGGACTGCACCGAGACGAGCACGCTGCGCGATGCCGACGTGGTCGAAATTCAGGGCACAACCAGCCGGCATGCCATCGCTGGGTGACAGGAGAACCTCGGTCGAAAGACCTCGGATCGTTCGTGTTGCAGGCACGGCGATGATTTCGTTCAGCGTACCGATCACCGCGTCTCGGGTGAGAAGAAGCACGGGCCGGCGCTTGTCGGGTGACGCAAACGTATACCAGCGGATCTCTCCGCGGCGCATCGATCAATACTCGTCCCAGCCCTCGCCTTCCCAGGCCAGAGGGTTGTCCGCAATCGAGAACTCTTCCTCTGCAGGTGGGGCAGCCTGATACGCGCGTGCGTCCTCGCGGCCGCCGCCCGAGGCGGCGTGCAACGCGAGCTTGGCGAGACGCAGTTGCTCGTCGTGTGGCAACTTGAGGAGCAACGGCCAAAGGTCCTGAGCAGTCAGCGGCATTTCCATATGCGCAGGATTGCATCCTTCCGTGGCGGCTGCAAACCGCGATCGGTAACGTTTGCTGTCATCTCCCGTCCATCTCAACGCTGGGCGGCAAGGCCCGTAGCGCCGCCAAGGAGCGATGATACAAGAACGACAAGATCGATTCCGACAAGATCACTGTCCTACTGCGCGGCGGCATACTGCCCATGGCCTGCGTCTATCCCGCCGCGATGCGTGCCACCCGTGACCTGTTGCGCCGGCGCTGCCACCTTCATGCACGAGCGCGCCTCCCCGAGCGGGGCACTAACTGGGACGGCCGCGTGCCAGAGCCCGCCTGCTTTGAATCGGCCGGCATGAGGGCACCGATGAGTTTCTAGGCAGCGCCGCGTGCTCCATCGCGTCGCCTCGTCCAGTCGGCACCAGCGATCCTCGACGACTGAGCCTCA from Deltaproteobacteria bacterium encodes the following:
- a CDS encoding XRE family transcriptional regulator, whose amino-acid sequence is MSYAAKRRVEMQDEPVRVLGRGVRAQRGVHLTLRALREAAGRTQMDVTEASRMDQGDISRLEARSNFDDCQVATLQRYLAAIGGRLELVAAFGDKKIIVSGVNAALSAGTSAKRSLQRTGRSASRR
- a CDS encoding type II toxin-antitoxin system PemK/MazF family toxin, translated to MRRGEIRWYTFASPDKRRPVLLLTRDAVIGTLNEIIAVPATRTIRGLSTEVLLSPSDGMPAGCALNFDHVGIAQRARLGAVLTTLAESRWPEVENALLIACGFEPRGDR